CAGGTGTTCGTCAAATATTTAGGCCGCGGCGACGCTGAACGTACCGCCGAAGAGGAAATGGTTTATCTCATCAGCTTGAAGCGGCAGAAGCTGGATGGCGAAGTGGAGCTTTTCTAGTGGCCGGTGAACCGCAGCCGTTGTACGCCCGCGCTAAGATCCGAGCGATGGTGGTCGATGACTCGCCGCTGATGCGTCAGTTGTTGACAGCGTTGTTGACCGAAGACGATACCATCGAAGTCGTCGGCACGGCACCCGATCCGTATGTTGCCCGCGAAAAGATCAAACGCCTGCACCCTGATGTGCTAACGCTCGACGTCGACATGCCGGGCATGAACGGCCTGAAATTTCTCGAGAACCTTATGCGCTTGTGGCCGATGCCGGTCATCATGGTGTCGTCGCTGACGCGCGACGGTGCTACCACGACCTTGCGTGCGCTCGAGCTCGGTGCAGTCGATGTCGTGGCCAAGCCGCACGGCGATCCGCGCGAGAACATCCACCGTATCGGTACCGAGCTGCGCGCTAAAGTGCGCGCGGCGGCGCACGTCCGACTCGGCAATATGCGCGCGGTGTCCAACGTTGCCGCGAGTTTGCCGGCGTTGCCGCTGCAAGCGGCGCGTTGCGAGCGTGGCGTTATCGCTATCGGCGCGTCTGCCGGCGGCACGCAGGCGGTCGGCGAGATCTTGCAACGCTTACCGGCGCGTATGCCGCCGATCGTCATCGTCCAACACATGCCGCCGCGCTTCACCGGACCATTCGCCGATCGGTTGAACGAGCACTGCGCCATGAAAGTGCAGGAGGCGCGCGACGGCGATCAGCTGCGGCCCGGTATGGTATTTATCGCCCCCGGTGGTCAACAAACCGAGCTCATCAGCTTGGCCGATGGCTATCGGTTGCGGGTATATGAGGGTGAGCCGGTGAGCCTGCATCGTCCTTCGGTCGACGTGCTGTTCGATTCCGCGGCGCGCGCGATCGGTGCCAATGCACTGGGTGTAATCTTGACCGGCATGGGCAGTGACGGTGCGCGCGGCTTGAGCCACATGCGCCGACGCGGTGCCTGGACGCTGGCACAGAATCAGGAGACCAGTCTGGTATTCGGTATGCCCGAGCGGGCGATCCGCGAGGGCGGCGTTTGCGAAATATTGCCGCTCGACCGCATGGCCGAGCGGCTGGTGGAGTGGGCCGGCGTGTCGGCCGACGTCGAACCGGGTACTTCGTAACGCTAGTTGATCATTATCTGAGCGGTTCGTTTGGCATCGATGTTAGTTGAGGGTCACATCGACGATTTTTTCCTGACATTTTTCATCGAAATCGGATTCAGTAAAGCAGGCGCGGCCGACGGCGCGATAGCTGCCGATAGAAAACTCTTTGTTGGCGAAGTCGCTGCACTTGAACCGTCTGTTATCGCCGTCGCGTTCGTAATCGCAATTTACCTGGCCGCCGTTTTCACAGGCTTCCGCCACCCCTGAAGTGCAATTGCGGTTGAAGACTCTATTGTCGTCCTTTCGGTCCGCATCCGGCGTACTGGAGGGTATGAGGTAGACCGAAAAACGGTAATTCGACAAGTCCGAACGGTTGACCTTCCAGATAAATTTTACTTCGTTAGTAGAGCTATCCGGGGTTGTCGGAGTAACCGTAAATTCATCCAGCGTTAAGTCTGCATCATCGCTATTGCCGCTACCGCAAGCAGTGCAGAGTAGCGCGGCAACAGCGACCGCACCCATGAGCGTTGGGGTCGTGAATTTCATTTGGGGCTCCCTAATTGAATAAGTTTTTATATGCGCTGCTGGCAACCAATAGTGGCCAGCAGCGTTTACGGATTCTATGGGTTACCTACGGAGATCGTCTAGGTTTGTAGCGAAGAACAGCGGAGGATGTGCCGGAATCCCACTACTTTTACGCGGCTGGCGAAGCGACGGGCGGTGTGCCGAGGCAAGTCAAAACATCGGCAAGAACTTATCCGACCGGTCGTTGTATCCGCTCGAGCAGCCCATCCAGCCGTTCCAGTTGCCCCGCCAGATCTTTCTTCGCCGTCTCCAGGTCGGCGATGTGCACGCCCAAGTTATCCATGTTCTTGTGAATCTTGCGCAAGGTTTCGAGCTGATGCTCGATCGCCGTTTTGTGGTCCTGTAGCTGCTTGTATAACGGTGTTACCAGTGCCTGGAACCAGCCCTTGGTAGTCTTATCGCATTCAATGAACAAGTGGCGTGCCTGCGCGACGAGCGTGATAAAAAACTTTTTGATGACAAAGCGCTGCTCGGTCATGAGCGTGATCGGACTGTTGCGGAACGCCTCGGCTTTTTCTTCGAGTCGTTTGAACGCGACGAAGTAGGGTAGCAGCGACAGTTGCGCCGGTTGTAGTTTGGTAAATCCGTATTCCGCGTGCAGGCGTGTGTAGATTGCTTCCACTTCGCGTTTGAGTGCTTCGGCGCGTTTACCGACCTGATCCATACGTTTGCGGGTACCGGTGAAGAACGTTTCCATGCCTTGTTGCAGGCCGCGCGTCGTCCAGCTGTCTTGCAGATCGAGCCGGGTTTCTTTAATCAGTGCATCGAGACTGGTGAGGCTCATCGGCGCGAGCAGGTCTTTGGCTTGTGTCGACAATTGCGTGCGCGTGCCTTCGAAGCCGAGCAGCTCGCGGTCGTATTTTTGTTTCTCGTCGCGCATCCGTGCCACCATTTTTTGGATGGCGTCGAGGTTGCGGTCGCCCAATGTTTTGAGCTCGCTCAATTGTTTGTCGACACTGGCGACACGTGCCTTCACCAAGCTATGGCTGTCGCCTACGCGGGCGCTGATTTCGTAGACCACCTTGCTGCGAATTAGATCGTATTTCGACGGCAGGATGTCGTTGATGATGCGTTGCTCCAGCGCCGGCAGCCCGCTACGGTCAACCAGCGCGGTATTGCCCTTGGCGCGACCGGTGAGCGCTTTTTGCGCCGACAGGGGAAACACACGTTTGTCGTCGACCGACAGGATGCGGGCGGTGTCACGAATTTGCTGGGCGATGGTGGCGTCGATCTTTTTTTCGTCTTGCAGCTCGTCCCACAAAATATCGATTTTGTTCAGTATGACGAACCGGCCGACGCTGTTGACGCCGCGCGAGCTGACGATGTGTCTGTTCCAGACTTCGAGATCGCTGCGGGTCACGCCGGTGTCGGCGGCGAGTACGAAAAGGACGGCATGCGCTTCCGGCAGCATCTTGAACGTCAGCTCCGGCTCTGAACCGAGCGCATTGAGGCCCGGCGTGTCGAGCACGACCAGACCGCGGCGCAACAGTGGATGTGGAAAATTAATGATCGCGTGGCGCCAAACCGGAACCTCAACAACAGCGTCCGCCGGTGGCCGGGCGCCGTCGGTAGAGGGCGACTGCAGGCCGAGCTCTTGCGCTTCCCAAGCACTGACCTTCTTAGTGCGCGTTACTTCCATGAAGGCTTCGCGAACTTCGTCGGCCGAGTCCGGGCGCAAGATATGGACGGTGGTCCAGTGAACCGGGGTCACCTTGTATTCGGAAATGGTCGTGCTGGTCTTGCGCGTTTCGATCGGCAGCAGCCGTACGCACGCCGGCAGGTTTTCATCGTATCGCAGCTCGGTTGGGCACATGGTAGTGCGGCCGGCGGCGGACGGTAGTAGGCGTTGCTTAAAGCTGGCAAAGAAGAGGGCGTTTAACAGCTCTGTTTTGCCACGCGAAAATTCGCCAATCAGTGCGACTTTCAGGCGCTCGCTCTTGAGACTCTCGGCAAGCTCATACACCCGCAGATCGCGTTCACCGTCGGCGTCGTCGCCTTGTTGCTCGACCCAGGCTTGGTAGTCGGCGATTGCCGTGCCTAGCTCGTCGCACCAAGCGCGATAGCGCGCCAACGCGGTTGCGAAGTCGGTAGCGAGTGATCCATCGCCGGCGGCGGTTGTGGTTCCACCGGGGGGCTGGGGCGTTGTGTACGCCCGTTGTTCCATTTTTGCGTTCCCTTTCTAACGGCAAATGAAGGCCTTAACTCACTATTTGCAAAAGTCAGGCCATTTTCGGCCGGTACCGGGCGCCTGTTGTAAATCTCGGCTGTTTCCCTAGAATCCGGCCACGTTTGTTCCAGCCCCGTTTCTCATATTAGGTGATAGGTGGGCTTCCGCTTGATAAGTGCCTCCGATCCGGCGGAACCGGCTAAATCCCTTACCCTGTGCATCCCTGGCCTCTTTGGCCCCTTGGGTGACCTTCCAGACGCTTTTGCGCCACGCCCCCCGGCCTTGGAGATGTGGTTGGCGCGGGCGGAGTCTATCGATGTCGCCGTTAGCCGCTTTGAAAACGTCGTTTTCCAGCTTTTCGACGTAGAGCCGCCGGTCGACGCCGATTTGCCGGTGGCAGCCGTGACGCGCGCGCTCGACGTCGGCGTAATCGATAAAGGCTGGTGGCTGCGAGCCGATCCGGTGCACTTGCGCCCAGAACGTGACCGGCTGGTATTGGTCGATACCCAAGTGATTGCCTTGGCGCAGGACGAGGCGACTCGGCTCGCTGCCGAAGTTGCCGCTGCGTACACCCATGACGGTTGGGTGTTAAAGGCGCCGCGGCCGGGGCGTTGGTATCTCAAGCCGCCGCGAGCGGCAAAGATTTTGACGACACCATTGGCTGACGTCGTCGGTCGTGACATTCATCCCTATCTGCCGAAAGGAAAGGACGGCAAGCTATGGCACACCGTATTGAACGAGATGCAAATCTTGTTGCACACCGCTGCGGTTAACGTCGAGCGCGAGCAGCGCGGTGAATTGCCGATTAATAGCCTATGGTTTTGGGGCAGTGGACGCTTGCCGGAGATACACCCGGTCGATTGGGTGCAGGTGCACAGCGAAGAAGCGATCAGCTTATCGTTGGCGCGTTTGGCGGACGTGCCGAGCCGCGCGTTGCCGACGCACTTCAACGAGTGGCAGCGACAGTCGTTGCCGCGAGGTGCGCATTTAGTGGTACTCGATCAAGCGCGCACAGTGGTGCAATATGGCGACGCCGAGGAATGGCGCGGGTTCATCGAGCGCCTGGACAATCACTGGATGGCACCGATGTTCCAAGCCTTGAAGAATCGCGAGCTCGCTTACGTGGATTTATATAGCGACGGCGGCCGTGCCTTTCGCTTGCAGGCAAACCATGCTCGGCGTTGGTGGCGCCGCCGCCGGCCGTTGGCGAGTTATCGATGACGCCGACGCGCCGCCTAATCGTACGCCGGCCGTGTGCCGACGATCTAACATTTCCCGCCGACTTGCACCCAGTGCTGGTGCGCATTTATCGCGCGCGCCGATTGTCGACGGTGCACGAGCTCGACCGCTCGTTCGAACGGATGTTGTCGCCGTCGCAGCTCAAGGGGATCGACGGCGCGGTCGAGCTGTTGGTGGAGCAGTTGCGTAATCGCGGTCGATTGTTGGTCGTTGCTGATTTTGATTTTATGCAGATAAAAAGATCTAATTCCCAGGCTGTAAGAGAGGACTTGGTTATTGCTGGCTAGTGAGTGAGAGAGAACTGCGTGACGATATAAGCGCAGTAAGTTAAAGTTTTCGGCACATAGTACGGCCTCTGTCCTGCTGTTGGATGGATAGCAAAGGAAGCCCGTGCAAAAGCTGAAAGGGACGTACGAGGAGGCCAAGGATCGCCATCACGCTTGGCTTAGCAGCGCGGACCCAAACCTCTTTGTTGAAGAAGTCGCCCTTCCCGGTTGGCTCTCAGTAGAGACAACCCCCGGGTTTCATTCCCACGTATATTTGGATACCGAAGGGCGTCCATCCCCGCTAGTAACTTCTTTCTTTACCTCTCTGAGACGGTCAGAGGGCCTGTCACTTGCTCCAAGCACGGTGGTCCAGTATCGACACGACTTCAAACGGGTGCTCGACTTCGTAGAGGCGACGTCTCCGATCAAAGACCTAAGTATCGATCAGCACCTTAAATTGATTCAGCGACGGCATATCCCAAGGGTCCTACAGGCCATGCGTCACGCCGGAATCAGCAGTAAAACGATTCGCCGTCGGGAAAGCATTTTAAAGAAACTTTTAAGCTGGTTGACGTCGGAAGAGGCAGGTTGCGTCAGAGAGTCGCATCCATATGAGCTCGATGCTCGCCTAATTACGAAATCATCTCGAAGACAGACAAAGCTCGCGTCTGAGTTGGTATCTCAGTCAATGGTCATCGAGCTCCTCAATGCGTTCCATAACGAATGCGAGCGTTCTCTTTTTCATTTCATATACGACGCCGGCGCAAGAATTAGCGAAGCGCTTGATGTTCGTCTTGTAGATTTCCCCCATATACACGATCGTCATAACGAGAACTATCTGCCAATGATAATCAAAGGCCGGAAAGGGCAGGCCGGAATAATTAAAGAACGTTATGTTGGTATTTCTCGACCCGTTGTGGCACGGGTTGCCAGATACCACGCGAGCGAGCAATACAGGCTTGCGGCTCTGCAACACGGGTACGCATTAAACGATCCCGAGAAGCCCGCGTTTCTTACCGCAAATGGAACCGCATGGAAATATTCAAACGCGAAATCACAATTCAATTGCGCCGTTCGTCGAACTGCACTTCCGGATTGGCTTAGTCCGCACGATCTGCGACACGGGTGTGTGCTGGCTATTTTGACATCGGAGGACATGGGAACGAATCATCTAGATCGGTTGCTGGAGGCGAAGCGAAGATTGGGGCACAACTGGCTAAGCACAACAGAGGAGATTTATGGGAACTTGCCGGCTACCGTACTCGTCGCTTTAGAAAAACTTGCCAAGGGGGCGTCTTTTTACAAAAAACAGGACGAAATAGTTTTGGCGACATACCTGGGGCCGCGTCTGCATAAGGAGAAGCGCGGGCATAGGGCGGTGATCGGTGGCTGATCTAAATATCGCTTATTCTAGTTCTCTGCCCCAGCCCAATTTGGATGATCCTCTCGCGCAGTTACGTTACGTTTACGAGGAACGTGCCGAGTTGGCGAACTCGGATGCAACAAAAGAGACGTATCGGACAGCGTTTCGAAACCATGTCCGTTACATTTTGGATAGGGACGG
The window above is part of the Gammaproteobacteria bacterium genome. Proteins encoded here:
- a CDS encoding chemotaxis response regulator protein-glutamate methylesterase, which translates into the protein MVVDDSPLMRQLLTALLTEDDTIEVVGTAPDPYVAREKIKRLHPDVLTLDVDMPGMNGLKFLENLMRLWPMPVIMVSSLTRDGATTTLRALELGAVDVVAKPHGDPRENIHRIGTELRAKVRAAAHVRLGNMRAVSNVAASLPALPLQAARCERGVIAIGASAGGTQAVGEILQRLPARMPPIVIVQHMPPRFTGPFADRLNEHCAMKVQEARDGDQLRPGMVFIAPGGQQTELISLADGYRLRVYEGEPVSLHRPSVDVLFDSAARAIGANALGVILTGMGSDGARGLSHMRRRGAWTLAQNQETSLVFGMPERAIREGGVCEILPLDRMAERLVEWAGVSADVEPGTS
- a CDS encoding dynamin family protein, yielding MEQRAYTTPQPPGGTTTAAGDGSLATDFATALARYRAWCDELGTAIADYQAWVEQQGDDADGERDLRVYELAESLKSERLKVALIGEFSRGKTELLNALFFASFKQRLLPSAAGRTTMCPTELRYDENLPACVRLLPIETRKTSTTISEYKVTPVHWTTVHILRPDSADEVREAFMEVTRTKKVSAWEAQELGLQSPSTDGARPPADAVVEVPVWRHAIINFPHPLLRRGLVVLDTPGLNALGSEPELTFKMLPEAHAVLFVLAADTGVTRSDLEVWNRHIVSSRGVNSVGRFVILNKIDILWDELQDEKKIDATIAQQIRDTARILSVDDKRVFPLSAQKALTGRAKGNTALVDRSGLPALEQRIINDILPSKYDLIRSKVVYEISARVGDSHSLVKARVASVDKQLSELKTLGDRNLDAIQKMVARMRDEKQKYDRELLGFEGTRTQLSTQAKDLLAPMSLTSLDALIKETRLDLQDSWTTRGLQQGMETFFTGTRKRMDQVGKRAEALKREVEAIYTRLHAEYGFTKLQPAQLSLLPYFVAFKRLEEKAEAFRNSPITLMTEQRFVIKKFFITLVAQARHLFIECDKTTKGWFQALVTPLYKQLQDHKTAIEHQLETLRKIHKNMDNLGVHIADLETAKKDLAGQLERLDGLLERIQRPVG
- a CDS encoding tyrosine-type recombinase/integrase, coding for MQKLKGTYEEAKDRHHAWLSSADPNLFVEEVALPGWLSVETTPGFHSHVYLDTEGRPSPLVTSFFTSLRRSEGLSLAPSTVVQYRHDFKRVLDFVEATSPIKDLSIDQHLKLIQRRHIPRVLQAMRHAGISSKTIRRRESILKKLLSWLTSEEAGCVRESHPYELDARLITKSSRRQTKLASELVSQSMVIELLNAFHNECERSLFHFIYDAGARISEALDVRLVDFPHIHDRHNENYLPMIIKGRKGQAGIIKERYVGISRPVVARVARYHASEQYRLAALQHGYALNDPEKPAFLTANGTAWKYSNAKSQFNCAVRRTALPDWLSPHDLRHGCVLAILTSEDMGTNHLDRLLEAKRRLGHNWLSTTEEIYGNLPATVLVALEKLAKGASFYKKQDEIVLATYLGPRLHKEKRGHRAVIGG